Proteins encoded by one window of Erythrobacter sp.:
- a CDS encoding ABC transporter ATP-binding protein — translation MTSPPDATPVISARNLRLTLGEGDAAVEILRGIDLDVAPGETLALLGPSGSGKSSLMAVLTGLERATSGQLMVAGADFTALNEDALARARRGRIGIVLQAFHLLPTMTAVENVATPLELAGTEGAWERAKAELEAVGLGHRLTHYPAQLSGGEQQRVAIARAIASRPPLIFADEPTGNLDTATGGSVEDVLFRRREETGATLIVITHDPHLAQRCHRVVTLADGLIASDVSG, via the coding sequence GTGACAAGTCCCCCTGATGCAACTCCCGTCATTTCCGCCCGCAACCTTCGCCTGACGCTTGGCGAGGGGGACGCTGCGGTGGAAATCCTGCGCGGTATCGATCTCGATGTCGCGCCCGGTGAAACCCTCGCGCTGCTCGGCCCATCGGGCAGCGGCAAGAGCTCGCTGATGGCGGTGCTGACGGGGCTGGAACGCGCCACGTCGGGCCAGTTGATGGTGGCGGGTGCCGATTTCACCGCCTTGAATGAGGACGCCCTCGCCCGCGCGCGGCGCGGCCGTATCGGTATTGTCCTGCAAGCGTTTCACCTGCTGCCGACAATGACGGCGGTCGAAAATGTCGCTACCCCGCTCGAACTCGCGGGCACCGAGGGCGCGTGGGAACGGGCCAAGGCGGAACTCGAAGCGGTCGGCCTCGGCCATCGCCTCACTCACTATCCGGCGCAGCTTTCGGGCGGCGAGCAGCAGCGCGTCGCCATCGCCCGCGCCATCGCCTCGCGCCCGCCGCTGATCTTCGCCGACGAGCCGACCGGCAATCTCGACACCGCCACCGGTGGCAGCGTGGAAGACGTGCTGTTCCGCCGCCGCGAGGAAACCGGCGCGACGCTGATCGTCATCACCCACGATCCGCACTTGGCCCAACGCTGCCACCGCGTTGTGACGCTGGCTGACGGGCTGATCGCGAGTGATGTCAGTGGGTGA